DNA sequence from the Pseudomonadota bacterium genome:
ATAGGTAATTCCGCTCCTCGCTTGAGATCGCGTGATGCTCTCGGACGATTTGCCACTGAAGCTCTTTCGCCCCTTCCCGCTTTAACTTCTCAATAACCTCCCCCCGTATGTGGTCGTGGATGTCCAATGCACGGGCGCCAGTCATACGGCAAGCACTAGAGAACACAGCCACGAGCGGCAGCAATCCTTGGCGCTTCCAACCGAGCGCCCTTACCTTTAAGAAGTATTCCTCCACCACCGCCGCGGGGATCACGGTGTCGGCCGAGGTATAGAGCGGCACACGGCTAAGTAGCCGTGCGAGCGCCCAGAAAAGATGGGGTTGATTCGTACCCTTTCCCTTGAGTAGGAGATCAAACAAATACCTGACAAGCTCGGTCTTCGCGCTGACCGGTAGGCGTTCCAGGGAGCCAAGCAAGCGCGTACCTTCGGAAAATTCCTGCGGTCCACGTTTAAGCAGCGGCAGAGCCGTAGTGTAAAGACTCATTTGCTGTTCCGCGGAAAGCCCCCCGGCCACGCGCCGCCACATCATCCACCAGTTGGACTGTGCGCTCTTCTCCTTTTTGTGGCTAAGGCCAAGATTGAAGCAGCCCCAGATCTGCGACATGCGCCAGGCGTCAAGCTCGCTCCCGAAACCCGGGCGGAGAGTAAACCCGGCAAGGTAAAGCCAGGTGTTCTCGTGTGCGAGCGATCGGCCGCGACGGGTCATCCCGGGATAGAGCGCCTGCCACAAGGAACGTAACAGGAAAAGATTCCACTGCGCACGCTCCTGGCTGAAGATGCGCTCGAGGTCCTTCACCACTCCCTTGACATCCTCCTTCTCGGCAAGCTCCTGTTTCTTACCGTAAAATCGCTCGATTCTATCGATTCCATGCGCAAGCGCCTCGGGCGCCGCGCCTGCATCACCCGGGACGGTCTCGCGCGGACCTTCGGCGCCCGCGGACCGCAGGTTGAACTCCAGCTGCCAACGCTTCGAGCGGTCGCGATTGACGAGTGCGAGCTGTAAGACTCCTAATGTATCCAGCTCCACATCGACTGTAACAGCGACGTTAAGCTCGCGGGCCGTGCGCGGATCGAAGTCCCGATCTGCGAGCGTCAGGGTGGTGTAGAGCGGGGGGAGCGGGGAAAAATCGCCGTCCGTCAAAGGCACAATCGCGCCGGGACGATCGCTCCGGTGGGTCGAGGTGTAGGCTGTGAAGCGTACCGGTTTGTTTAGCAAAAGCTTGAAGCTATGCGAGGCGAGATCGATCCGCCCGCCTTCTTGGAACCCTTGCGGTAATACACAAATTAGGTTGGGGACGGCGCTCCCCTCGCCGCGTTTTAGCTCCAAATAGACGCTGCGCGCATAACCGGCCCGGATGCGCCGCCGTGACCGCGCCGCCAGCGCGCCGAAATACGCGGCGCCTCGGGCGATGGCGGAGCTCATGTCAGCGAGCGTAAGCCCCACGGGACGTTGCTCTTGCCACGTGGCGATAATCGACAGCACGCGCTCCTGAAGAAAACGCGGCGACAAGGTGCCGCCCGCGAACAGTACCGCTTGGATCGCGGCGCCGTTGAGGAAGGCCGTAAGGTGGCGGGTCACCGCCGAATCGGCCGCGTAAGGCAGCCCGATTTCACGCAAACCGACCTGCCGCGCCCGTGGCCGATCCCCACGCCCGGTGTAAGGGAAAAACCCGTCCAGAATTAGCTCATGCAGTTGCGCTCGTGAGAGCGTTGCGCTCAGCGCCGACGCAAATAAACTCGAACCCTCTCCTGGCACCGAAACATGATACACCGCCTCTGCTGGACCCTCGGTTTCAAGCATACGCTCCTTGAGCGCCGCGGCTTGCGGAACCAAATGCTGCCACTGGCGGCGGGATAAACGCGCCGCGGGATGATCTCCTAACACGCGCCGTTCCAGCGCGTGGGCGATGGCGAGATCGATGTTGTCACCGCCCAAGAGAAGGTGATCGTTCACCGCTATCCGCTCGATCTCCAAAAAATCTGCAGGCGCGCGCGCCAGCCGAAACAGGCTCAAGTCGGTGGTGCCGCCCCCGATGTCGCACACGAGCACGGTCTGATCGCGCTCGGCGAGATCCGCCAGCAGCTCTATATAAGGCGCCGCCATGGTCGCGGAGCGCTTGCGTGCCGCCGCTTCGGTCCAGGAATAGAACGCCGCCTGCGGTTCCTCGAGCAGCCTGACTTCCTCCGGATACCCGGCCAGGCACGCTGCCTGGCGCGTCAACGCCTGTGCCCCTTCATCGAAAGAAGCCGGTACCGTGATGGTGATACGCTGCCTGTTGAACGCGCCGTCTTCATCGGCGAACGCCATGTCCCACGCCATTTTCAGATACGCGAGGTAGGATGCACTCGCCTCCACCGGTGACAGTTTTTCATGCTCCGGGACTTCCTCCGAGCCAAACGGCAGGATCTTAGCCTCGCGGTCGATACCACGGTGCGCGAGCCAGGATTTCGCCGAATGAATCACTCGCCCCGGCGTCGCGCTCATCTGCGCGTGCGCGTAGGTGCCCACGATGGCGCCGGATCCTGCTTGCTCCGAAGCATCCAGGCCGGCGCATTCGTTCTCAGCCACGAAGTAATAGAACGACGGCAACAGCAAACCGCGCCCGACGGTAGTCAAGGATTGGCGTTGCGGGATCGGCAATACCTGGGGAGGTGAGTTTTTTACCCTCAGATCGACATAGGACAGCACGCAGTTGGTGGTCCCAAGGTCGATGCCGATGGAAAAACGCGGGTGTGTTACTTTTGCGGACGTAAATTGAACTCCAGTTTCCACTTGCGATCGGAGTGGCGGTGACACATCCAAAGCTCCAGGGTCCCCACTTCGGTCACGATCGGTCTCAGCGTTACCGGCACCACCTGCTGCGCTTCGCCCGCGACCGGGGGTAGCGCGACGGTGAGGCTCGAGGTCTCTTCCAAGGTCTTGTCCGCATTTTCGATCTTCGTCCCGATCCGGTCTCCGGCGCGCACCTCCGAGCTGAAGAACCGGAATTCGACCGGCTCCCCGGTAACCAAACCGAACTCGGCGCCGGTAAGATCCCATTCGGTCCCTTCTTCGCTCCCCTGCGGGACAATACAGATCGCCTTCACGGGTGGCGTATAACCGGGCACCGCGGGCATGGGACTCTCTAGACCGATGTAATACGAACGCGGCGTACCGGCCCGGATCTTGATCCCCCGTCCGGTGAGCTGCGCGGCCCCGTAGTAGGCGGCGCCCAAGGCGACCGCCGTGTCGCGGCCCACCCCCTTGATCTCTTTCAGCGAGGCACCCGGTTCCAGCCACGAGCCGAGCACCTCCAACATCCTCTCGCGCAGGACCTCGGCGTGGAAGACGCCGCCGTTGAAAAGCACCGCGCTCGGCCGAAGGATGGGTGCATCGCTGCTTTGCGCCCAGTCACCCAGCAATTGCGACAGGGCTGGATCGGAGCGCACGTTCTCGCGTGCGCGTGTCAGAAACCTCGCCAGGTGCTTGCTGAAGGCGGGCTCGGTCGCGTAATCCAAACCGAATTCCTGCAATCCCACGGACTTTCTCGCCTTGGGAAGCTCGGTCACCGCCGTCCTGGGGAAATAACCGTCGATGATTAGGGCCATCGCCTTAGCGCGCGACAGTGTGGTAGAGAGGGTCTTGGCGAAGAGACTCGCGCCACGCGTCGGCACCGCGATCGGGATCTCCGCAATCGCGGCGTCGCTCAGGAGCCGCTCCTTGGCGGCGCGCGCGGCGTGGATCAAGGAGAGGAACTGCCAGTGATCGATCTCGTGACCTTCGGCGGAGATCTGGTCTTTTAGCGCATACGCCAAGGCCAGGTCCATGTTATCGCCCCCGAGCAGGATGTGCTCGCCGACCGCGATCCGGTGCAGGTCGAGCGCCTGCGACAGCCCGGCCTCGGCCGAGGCAACCGCGATCAGGGTAAAATCCGCTGTACCGCCTCCAATGTCGCAGACCAAGACCAAATCCCCCGCTTGCACCTCCGAGGACCAGTGTTCCGCCGTCTGCCGCGCTTCGGACCCCGCGATCCAGGCGTAGAACGCGGCCTGGGGCTCCTCGAGCAGCGTCACGTTCCCGAGACCCGCCTCCCTGGCTGCCTGGTGAGTCAACTCTCGCGCCACTTCATCGAAGGAGGCCGGCACGGTAAGTACGATCATGCAGTCGCCGAGCGATGGCGTCTCAGCGCGCGCCACTAGCGCTTGCTCCAGCGCCTGGCGCAGGTGCTCGAGGTAGCGCCTCGAAGCCTCAAAGGGGGACAGCTTTCCTTCCTCGAGCTCCGATTTCCACGGCAGAATCGGCGCGTGACGATCCACCTGCGGATTGCAGAGCCAGGACTTTGCCGAGCTTACCAAGCGATCCGGGGCCAAGGCGCCGCGCTCGCGCGCAAAGGTGCCGATGACAGCGGCGTCATCCGGGTTCCACGGCAGCGCCAGGCTTCCCGGCGCAAGCTCGTTCTCGATCGATAAATACAGCGCGGATGGCAGTAAGGGTTTTTCGCCGATCACACTGGGACCCAAGACTTGCGCGATGTTGATGGTCGCCGGGTAACCGCCATCGAGATCGCAGATAGAAACACACGAGTTCGAGGTACCCAGATCGATGCCGACGCTGTATTTCATAATCAAACTTAAAAACGAGCGGCCAGGCTATGCGGACGAGATCCGCATAGAATGCGCCCGGGTTGGTTGCGGCAGGGCAAGCGCGACGGCGAGCCCGTCCTGGCGTGATTCAACGAACTTCGACTTCTACCGGCGTGATAATGTTCGGCGCCGAAGGATCGACCGGCGTCGCGTAGCGCGGCAGGGAGAGCTTTGCAGTCTTCCATCCTCGATGGAGCACGACGCCGTGAAATGGCGGGGCGCCGGCGACTTTTCCCACCAGCCGATAGTGATCGGGATCCGCACCCTTATCGATCGTCATGTTCTCCCCTTCCTTACCGCCGTGCACCGGCGAGATTTCAAAATACTCGCGGATGACCGCCGCGCAGCCCTGGTGCACGACACGAGAGGCCGCCGCGACCTGCGTGTCGTTGAAGGGTGTGACGTCTTCCATCACGAAGTCGACAAAGCGCCCTTTTTCCTGCAACAGCGAGAGGAAAGCCAGCACCTCGCCGTAGCCCGCGCCCTCCTGGATGTTCGGGGGCCGCGGCGCTTTGATAGGTTGTGTCGTATCGGAGCCGCCGACATTTTCGCCACGCTGCTTCTTGACCGCCACGAGGGCGTCGATCAGGATAAGCAGCGCCACCGCGGCCAACACCACATCTCGATAAGCTTCCAGGCCGACCGGCAAGAAATCCGGTGTCATCGCCTTGCTGTAACTGACGATCAAGAACAGCATTAACACCGAGAGCACGAGGATCCTCTTGATGGGCTTACCGGTTTGACTCGCCACCGCGCGAGGCGCGTGCCGCGCGGATTGGTTGGTATCCGCGCCGGGGGCCTCCGCAAACCGGCGCCTAGCCATCAGCGCCTCGCAGAACACATAGACCGATACGGCCGCGAGCGCTATCCATCGATAAGACTCGGCCGCGGACCCGATCTCGGGCGGCAAGGGTAGAAAGCCAACGCCCGCGATAAGGAGGATCAGGAAGGCGCCCATCAGTACGCGTATTGCGCTCCCCTTGGACTCCCCCGGGCGCTGCGCGACGGTACGCCGTAGCACCAGTATGCCCTCTACGACCATATACGCCCCCAATCCCGCCAGCGTCATAGCCACGTACCCGGCATAGTCAACGACGAGCGATTCCGGCATGAGCAGCCGGCCCGCGGTTAACGCCACGGCGACGATAGCGCTAATCGCAAGCCTCATATATCCGCTGTGCATAGTGTAACAACCCCAATCGTTAATAAAACTTGGCGCGGCTCCCGAACACAACATCGGGCCGCTTTCCGTATCGCGCTTTCTAACCGGGCGTGGAACCGCGATCCGGCGCAGCTTTTAGGATAACGCAGCCACTCCGCCATTGTCATGG
Encoded proteins:
- a CDS encoding hsp70 family protein — its product is METGVQFTSAKVTHPRFSIGIDLGTTNCVLSYVDLRVKNSPPQVLPIPQRQSLTTVGRGLLLPSFYYFVAENECAGLDASEQAGSGAIVGTYAHAQMSATPGRVIHSAKSWLAHRGIDREAKILPFGSEEVPEHEKLSPVEASASYLAYLKMAWDMAFADEDGAFNRQRITITVPASFDEGAQALTRQAACLAGYPEEVRLLEEPQAAFYSWTEAAARKRSATMAAPYIELLADLAERDQTVLVCDIGGGTTDLSLFRLARAPADFLEIERIAVNDHLLLGGDNIDLAIAHALERRVLGDHPAARLSRRQWQHLVPQAAALKERMLETEGPAEAVYHVSVPGEGSSLFASALSATLSRAQLHELILDGFFPYTGRGDRPRARQVGLREIGLPYAADSAVTRHLTAFLNGAAIQAVLFAGGTLSPRFLQERVLSIIATWQEQRPVGLTLADMSSAIARGAAYFGALAARSRRRIRAGYARSVYLELKRGEGSAVPNLICVLPQGFQEGGRIDLASHSFKLLLNKPVRFTAYTSTHRSDRPGAIVPLTDGDFSPLPPLYTTLTLADRDFDPRTARELNVAVTVDVELDTLGVLQLALVNRDRSKRWQLEFNLRSAGAEGPRETVPGDAGAAPEALAHGIDRIERFYGKKQELAEKEDVKGVVKDLERIFSQERAQWNLFLLRSLWQALYPGMTRRGRSLAHENTWLYLAGFTLRPGFGSELDAWRMSQIWGCFNLGLSHKKEKSAQSNWWMMWRRVAGGLSAEQQMSLYTTALPLLKRGPQEFSEGTRLLGSLERLPVSAKTELVRYLFDLLLKGKGTNQPHLFWALARLLSRVPLYTSADTVIPAAVVEEYFLKVRALGWKRQGLLPLVAVFSSACRMTGARALDIHDHIRGEVIEKLKREGAKELQWQIVREHHAISSEERNYLFGEELPVGLQLVDGDI
- a CDS encoding Hsp70 family protein, yielding MKYSVGIDLGTSNSCVSICDLDGGYPATINIAQVLGPSVIGEKPLLPSALYLSIENELAPGSLALPWNPDDAAVIGTFARERGALAPDRLVSSAKSWLCNPQVDRHAPILPWKSELEEGKLSPFEASRRYLEHLRQALEQALVARAETPSLGDCMIVLTVPASFDEVARELTHQAAREAGLGNVTLLEEPQAAFYAWIAGSEARQTAEHWSSEVQAGDLVLVCDIGGGTADFTLIAVASAEAGLSQALDLHRIAVGEHILLGGDNMDLALAYALKDQISAEGHEIDHWQFLSLIHAARAAKERLLSDAAIAEIPIAVPTRGASLFAKTLSTTLSRAKAMALIIDGYFPRTAVTELPKARKSVGLQEFGLDYATEPAFSKHLARFLTRARENVRSDPALSQLLGDWAQSSDAPILRPSAVLFNGGVFHAEVLRERMLEVLGSWLEPGASLKEIKGVGRDTAVALGAAYYGAAQLTGRGIKIRAGTPRSYYIGLESPMPAVPGYTPPVKAICIVPQGSEEGTEWDLTGAEFGLVTGEPVEFRFFSSEVRAGDRIGTKIENADKTLEETSSLTVALPPVAGEAQQVVPVTLRPIVTEVGTLELWMCHRHSDRKWKLEFNLRPQK
- a CDS encoding DUF2760 domain-containing protein, producing MHSGYMRLAISAIVAVALTAGRLLMPESLVVDYAGYVAMTLAGLGAYMVVEGILVLRRTVAQRPGESKGSAIRVLMGAFLILLIAGVGFLPLPPEIGSAAESYRWIALAAVSVYVFCEALMARRRFAEAPGADTNQSARHAPRAVASQTGKPIKRILVLSVLMLFLIVSYSKAMTPDFLPVGLEAYRDVVLAAVALLILIDALVAVKKQRGENVGGSDTTQPIKAPRPPNIQEGAGYGEVLAFLSLLQEKGRFVDFVMEDVTPFNDTQVAAASRVVHQGCAAVIREYFEISPVHGGKEGENMTIDKGADPDHYRLVGKVAGAPPFHGVVLHRGWKTAKLSLPRYATPVDPSAPNIITPVEVEVR